CTGATGGTCGAGGCGATCGCGCAGACGGGCGGGGCTCTGCTGCTGTCGGAGATTCCGGATCGGGACTCGAAGCTGATGGTGTTTACCAGCATTGAAGAGGCGAAGTTTCGGCGGCCGGTGACTCCGGGGGATCAGCTACGGATTGAAGTTACGGTGCTGCAGTGGCGGAGCCGTGCGGTAAAGATGAAGGGTGTGATCACAGTTGAGGGCAAGACTGTTTGCGATGCGACGGTGATGTGTCAGGTGGTGCCTCGGGCGGCGAAGAAGGCCGTGGAGGCGGAGGGCGCTTGAGCATCCATGCGACTGCGATCGTTGCAGAAGGCGCGAGAGTTCCGGACTCGTGCAGCGTGGGGCCTTACTGCATCGTTGGCGCGGATGTGGTGCTGGGTGAGGATTGCAGGCTGGTGTCGCATGTGGTGCTGGATGGGCATACGACGTTAGGGGCGCGGAATAGGGTGTTTCCGTTTGCGAGCCTTGGCTGCTCGCCACAGGATCTGAAGTATGCGGGCGAACCTACGCGGCTTGTGATGGGGGATGACAACACGGTGCGGGAGTCGGTGACGATCTCGCGGGGGACCGTTGGCGGTGGGGGCGTGACGACTGTCGGGTCGGGATGTTTGATCATGGCTTATACGCATATCGGGCACGACTCGCATATCGGCAACGGGTGCATCTTGGCGAACTCGGCTACGCTAGCGGGGCATGTGATTGTCGAGGACTATGCGGTCGTGGGGGCGCTTTGCCCGGTGCACCAGTTCTGCCGGATCGGAAAGTACAGCTATATCGGTGGGGGCACGACGATCACGCAGGATGTACTGCCTTTCTCGCTGACGAGTATCGAACGGAATAACCATGCGTATGGGTTGAACAAGGTCGGGCTGGAGCGGAGGGGATTCACGCCGGTGCAGATCAAGGAGCTTCGGCATGCGTATCGATTGCTGACAGGCTCGAAGATGAATACGAGCGATGCCCTGAAGGCGATGCGGGAGACGCTCGAGGGGTCTCCTGATGCGGAGCATGTGAAGTATCTGGTTGAGTTTATTGCGGCGAGTGAGCGCGGGATCATCAAGTAGGTGGGTGTGGCTTCGATGGGCGAGATTTCGATCAGCGATACTGGGCGGCTCGGGCTGATCGCTGGGAACGGGCGCTTTCCCTTTTTGTTACTGGAGGCGGCTCGGGCGCATGGGTTGACCGTGGTGGTTGCGGCGATCAAGGAAGAGACCGATGCGGAGATGGATGTGAGGGCGGTACATGATCCGCAGGTCATTGTGCACTGGCTTTCGCTTGGGGAGTTATCGAAACTGATCGAGACATTTCAACGTGAAGGTGTGGCTCGGGCCGTGATGGCGGGGCAGGTGAAGCATAAGCAGATCTTTTCTTCGATACGGCCGGACTGGCGGCTGGCGAAGCTTCTGATGAGTCTGCGAACGCGTAATACGGACATGCTGCTTGGGGCTATTGCGAAGGTGCTTGGAGACGAGGGGATCGAGTTGATTAGCTCGACGGCTTATCTTGAGCCTCTGCTGGCGAAGGTTGGGGTGTTGACGGCGCGGGGGCCATCCGATGAAGAGCAGAAGGATGTGGCTTATGGACGCTCGGTGGCGCGTGGTCTGGCGGCGTGGGACCTGGGGCAAACGGTGGTGATCGCGGGGCAGGCTTGCGTGGCGGTCGAGGCGATGGAGGGAACGGACGCGACGATCCTGCGGGCGGGTGAGTTGTTGCGGGGTCGAGGTGTTGAGGAGACACTGCTGGGAAGTGCGTTGACGGTGGTGAAGGTCGCG
This genomic window from Granulicella sibirica contains:
- the fabZ gene encoding 3-hydroxyacyl-ACP dehydratase FabZ, with the translated sequence MSDENQVNVGEAVAVEEAKAAAPQTMNINEIMALLPHRYPFLLVDRVLEVERKTRIVAIKNVTINEPFFQGHFPGYPLMPGVLMVEAIAQTGGALLLSEIPDRDSKLMVFTSIEEAKFRRPVTPGDQLRIEVTVLQWRSRAVKMKGVITVEGKTVCDATVMCQVVPRAAKKAVEAEGA
- the lpxA gene encoding acyl-ACP--UDP-N-acetylglucosamine O-acyltransferase, with translation MSIHATAIVAEGARVPDSCSVGPYCIVGADVVLGEDCRLVSHVVLDGHTTLGARNRVFPFASLGCSPQDLKYAGEPTRLVMGDDNTVRESVTISRGTVGGGGVTTVGSGCLIMAYTHIGHDSHIGNGCILANSATLAGHVIVEDYAVVGALCPVHQFCRIGKYSYIGGGTTITQDVLPFSLTSIERNNHAYGLNKVGLERRGFTPVQIKELRHAYRLLTGSKMNTSDALKAMRETLEGSPDAEHVKYLVEFIAASERGIIK
- a CDS encoding LpxI family protein; translation: MGEISISDTGRLGLIAGNGRFPFLLLEAARAHGLTVVVAAIKEETDAEMDVRAVHDPQVIVHWLSLGELSKLIETFQREGVARAVMAGQVKHKQIFSSIRPDWRLAKLLMSLRTRNTDMLLGAIAKVLGDEGIELISSTAYLEPLLAKVGVLTARGPSDEEQKDVAYGRSVARGLAAWDLGQTVVIAGQACVAVEAMEGTDATILRAGELLRGRGVEETLLGSALTVVKVAKPNQDMRFDVPVIGVATIEAMKKAGATCLCVEAGRTLLFDPEAVVRTADGAGIAIVGESASQV